Proteins encoded in a region of the Sulfurimonas marina genome:
- a CDS encoding Na+/H+ antiporter NhaC family protein: MEILERSGAIGSFVKYMTEKRALVNSPRSALMISYIIGVVIFIESSITSLIAGAVGKPLCDREKVSRAKLAYVCDSTSAPISSLILFNGWGALLLGLIITQIESGMIKGDSVSLLIHAVVYNFYSISALIVTFVVVWFGLYTKSMEESQVYRPTNAHFSIRSAGAWSMLLPILFLVFSVFGFLYLTGDGDILKGSGSSSIFYTTVSTMIFMLILYVFIQNMPFKNYLKASYLGGKKLFPIAMVLLFAFAIGEVTSELKTGLYLASFASENINISLLAGVIFILSGIIAFSTGTSWGTFSIMIPIAVPMAVALDGDVALVIGAVISGGVFGDHCSPISDTTIISSLASGCDVVEHVKTQLPYALLSALIALVFFILFSL; encoded by the coding sequence TAGGTGTAGTTATATTTATAGAATCCTCTATAACATCACTTATAGCAGGTGCTGTGGGAAAACCTTTGTGTGACAGAGAAAAGGTGAGTCGTGCAAAGCTTGCGTATGTGTGTGATTCAACATCTGCACCGATTAGCTCACTTATACTGTTTAACGGCTGGGGTGCTTTGCTTTTAGGGCTAATTATTACACAAATAGAAAGTGGGATGATAAAGGGTGACAGCGTATCTCTTTTAATCCATGCGGTTGTGTATAACTTCTACTCTATCAGTGCACTGATTGTGACTTTTGTAGTAGTTTGGTTTGGACTTTATACAAAAAGCATGGAAGAGTCACAAGTTTATAGACCAACTAATGCACACTTTTCCATAAGAAGTGCAGGTGCTTGGAGTATGTTGTTACCGATTCTGTTTTTAGTGTTCTCTGTATTTGGTTTTTTATATCTGACGGGTGATGGAGATATCTTAAAAGGGAGCGGTTCAAGCTCTATATTTTATACTACAGTATCGACGATGATATTTATGTTGATCTTGTATGTATTTATTCAAAACATGCCTTTTAAAAACTATCTCAAAGCCTCTTATCTAGGAGGAAAGAAACTTTTTCCGATTGCAATGGTACTTCTTTTTGCATTTGCAATAGGCGAGGTGACCAGTGAGCTCAAAACTGGGTTATATCTTGCTTCATTTGCAAGTGAAAATATCAATATTTCTCTGCTTGCAGGTGTGATCTTTATACTCAGCGGGATTATCGCTTTTTCAACTGGGACAAGCTGGGGGACTTTCTCTATTATGATTCCGATTGCAGTTCCTATGGCTGTAGCACTTGACGGGGATGTAGCTTTGGTTATCGGAGCTGTTATAAGCGGGGGAGTGTTTGGGGATCACTGCTCACCAATCTCAGACACTACGATCATCTCCTCACTTGCGAGCGGATGTGATGTAGTAGAACACGTTAAAACACAACTCCCTTATGCACTTTTGAGTGCTTTGATCGCATTGGTGTTTTTTATACTCTTTTCATTATAA
- a CDS encoding 3'-5' exonuclease encodes MAKYIILDTETTGTDELDRIIQLGYLVLGGKEIEVYNEFCSSDIEIKYPAMEVHGITPEMIEGKPKCTDMASYQKLLELNTPDNYMIIHNAPFDIGMLQKEGFNLQMKLIDTLRVAKHIFEDEDAHRLQYFRYKMGLYKQEKQEADALGIEVKAHDAIGDVLVLKLFLTELRKAVQAKFPNENPVEKMVALTKEPILVKIFRFGKYRGRMLQEVAAEDPQYLRWMLKSMENLDEDMRYSINLYLGD; translated from the coding sequence ATGGCAAAATATATAATATTAGATACGGAAACAACAGGGACAGATGAACTCGATCGCATTATTCAGTTAGGATATTTAGTACTCGGCGGCAAAGAGATAGAGGTTTATAACGAGTTTTGTTCAAGCGATATAGAGATCAAATACCCTGCCATGGAGGTTCACGGTATCACTCCCGAGATGATCGAGGGAAAACCAAAATGTACGGATATGGCTTCATATCAAAAACTATTGGAGCTCAATACTCCCGATAACTACATGATCATCCACAACGCTCCTTTTGACATTGGAATGCTTCAAAAAGAGGGTTTTAATTTACAGATGAAACTGATCGACACTCTTCGTGTAGCTAAACATATCTTTGAAGATGAAGATGCACATAGACTTCAATACTTCCGCTACAAAATGGGTCTTTACAAACAAGAGAAACAAGAAGCGGATGCTCTGGGCATTGAGGTAAAAGCGCACGATGCGATCGGAGATGTTTTAGTTTTAAAACTCTTTTTAACTGAGCTTAGAAAAGCGGTTCAAGCAAAATTTCCAAATGAAAACCCTGTTGAGAAGATGGTTGCACTTACAAAAGAACCTATCCTTGTAAAAATATTCCGATTTGGAAAATACAGAGGAAGAATGCTTCAAGAGGTAGCCGCTGAAGATCCGCAATATCTTCGCTGGATGCTAAAAAGCATGGAAAATCTTGATGAGGATATGAGATACTCTATTAATTTATATCTAGGAGACTAA
- a CDS encoding DUF4139 domain-containing protein: MKTLTSLLLLSSLGFGATLSTEPTNSSLVVYNSNRALVHEARDLKLNRNDTLIVYDNVANSINTDSVNIKLPKGVTLYSQQYRYDQLSLRKMLDAHIAKEVTFKTDKDKTKKATLLSVEGSRALVKTKQNQIIPVKVENIIFKDIPKTLITKPSLVWNVKSSKNIKAPLELEYLISNISLTSNYILNIHKSAVDLSGWLSVNNRSGKAFHDTSLSFIAGDVNFVNKPQPVRYKTLAAAEMDTSVQHQSFEGYHHYNVPFKVDLANNEKTQIKFLSLENMKFHKEYVARLFNPLHLKGETKHDVIQHVVVQELNQPLPKGTVRVYSKLKGQSILLGESSISHTPKNTQIDLAIGKEFDIKVLQTLIERQERKHLLSAKIKYAVTNSSDKQKTVIIRVPFSKDKRAKVFSREKYSYTKGNFVTFTLTVQANTTKTFTAEFERKK, translated from the coding sequence ATGAAAACTCTCACATCACTTTTACTTCTTTCATCTCTGGGTTTTGGTGCTACGCTTTCAACTGAACCGACAAACTCTTCACTCGTTGTTTACAACTCTAACCGTGCGCTTGTACATGAGGCAAGAGATCTCAAACTAAACCGCAACGACACTCTGATCGTCTACGACAATGTTGCAAACAGCATCAACACCGATTCTGTCAACATAAAACTTCCAAAAGGGGTAACTCTTTACTCGCAGCAGTATCGTTACGATCAACTCTCCCTTAGAAAAATGTTGGATGCCCACATAGCTAAAGAGGTGACATTTAAAACAGATAAAGATAAAACAAAAAAAGCGACACTCCTCTCTGTAGAAGGCTCACGCGCTTTGGTAAAGACAAAACAAAACCAGATCATCCCCGTAAAAGTTGAAAATATCATCTTCAAAGATATCCCAAAAACCCTGATCACAAAACCCTCACTTGTCTGGAATGTTAAAAGCTCTAAAAACATAAAAGCTCCTCTTGAGCTAGAGTACCTCATCTCCAACATTTCACTCACTAGTAATTACATTCTCAACATTCACAAGAGTGCAGTAGATTTAAGCGGCTGGCTGAGTGTCAATAACCGTTCGGGAAAAGCGTTTCACGACACTTCACTCTCGTTTATAGCGGGTGATGTAAACTTTGTAAACAAGCCTCAACCCGTACGCTACAAAACTTTGGCCGCAGCCGAGATGGACACAAGCGTACAACACCAGTCGTTTGAGGGATACCACCACTACAATGTCCCTTTCAAAGTTGATCTGGCAAACAATGAAAAAACGCAGATCAAGTTTTTGTCACTTGAAAATATGAAGTTTCACAAAGAGTATGTAGCCCGGCTCTTTAATCCGCTACACCTAAAAGGGGAAACAAAACATGACGTGATTCAGCATGTAGTTGTTCAAGAGCTTAACCAGCCGCTCCCAAAAGGGACTGTTAGAGTTTACTCAAAACTAAAGGGACAGAGTATCCTTTTAGGGGAGAGTTCAATTTCACACACTCCTAAAAATACTCAAATAGATCTCGCCATCGGCAAAGAGTTTGACATTAAAGTACTCCAAACACTGATCGAGCGACAAGAGAGAAAACATCTTCTAAGTGCCAAGATCAAATACGCCGTAACAAACAGTTCAGATAAGCAAAAAACCGTAATAATCCGTGTTCCTTTTAGTAAAGATAAAAGAGCAAAAGTTTTTTCACGGGAAAAATACAGTTATACTAAGGGAAATTTTGTTACATTTACCCTTACGGTTCAAGCAAATACTACAAAAACATTTACAGCAGAATTTGAAAGAAAAAAATAG
- a CDS encoding EamA family transporter — protein MKTYFLITLCVLFWSVNFVLGRFVKDDITPMELAFFRWFFVFLMVSPILIIRHEKIIHSLKQNFTILTVLAILGITTFNTLLYYGLTFTTSTNALIINSTVPILVLVLSFFILKQKIKFYQTTGIILSTLGVIFLILKADIANILTLEFNQGDILIIITSLSWALYSVLLKYKPKDLNDFEYFSTTVAIGLIVLLPFYLYQGYSFQQELEVLQNNYPVFLYVSIFASISSYYLWHYGIEKIGASKTAQFTHLMPIFGIILASIFLKESLHSYHLLGASLIAFGIYLSLFYKNTQKYF, from the coding sequence ATCAAAACCTATTTTTTAATAACTTTATGTGTACTATTTTGGTCTGTAAACTTTGTACTCGGGAGATTTGTCAAAGACGACATAACACCTATGGAATTAGCTTTTTTTAGATGGTTTTTTGTTTTTTTGATGGTATCTCCGATTTTAATCATCAGACACGAAAAAATCATCCATTCTCTAAAACAAAATTTTACAATTCTAACAGTGCTGGCAATACTTGGGATCACGACATTTAATACCCTGTTGTACTACGGACTTACATTCACCACTTCTACAAATGCCCTGATCATAAACTCGACTGTTCCGATCTTAGTGCTTGTTCTCTCTTTCTTTATTTTAAAACAAAAGATAAAGTTTTACCAAACTACGGGGATCATACTATCAACCCTCGGCGTAATATTTTTAATACTCAAAGCCGACATTGCAAATATTTTGACTCTGGAGTTTAATCAAGGGGATATTCTCATTATCATCACTTCATTATCGTGGGCTTTATACTCTGTTTTACTCAAGTACAAACCAAAAGATCTTAATGATTTTGAGTATTTTTCTACAACCGTGGCAATAGGTTTGATAGTCTTGCTGCCGTTTTATCTCTATCAAGGCTACTCGTTTCAACAAGAGCTGGAAGTGTTGCAAAACAACTACCCTGTTTTTTTGTATGTCTCTATTTTTGCATCGATCTCCTCTTACTATTTATGGCATTACGGCATAGAGAAAATAGGTGCATCAAAAACGGCACAGTTTACCCACCTTATGCCGATCTTCGGTATCATTTTAGCTTCAATTTTTTTAAAAGAGAGTTTACACTCCTACCATCTATTGGGCGCTAGTCTCATAGCCTTTGGGATCTACTTATCTCTATTTTATAAAAACACCCAAAAATACTTTTAG
- a CDS encoding DUF819 domain-containing protein, with protein MASGFYFLEEKSKHKIFTFLPSVVMIYAFSMFLASMNVFAQNDAIHDIYKLAKTNLLPAMLFLILLQVDLKDFIKLGRKLLIAYLLAVVSIAVGFMAVVYLFGFDETIASSFGALAGSWMGGTANMVAVGSALGVSEDAFAYALVVDSVNYTIWVAFLLFLTPFASYFNRWSKADDSVVTMNGIGCSCTVGAKRYWFLVLLAILVSFVTQLLATQFTILNSTTTIVVLATLFGILGSFTKLREVGGSSEIATTMLYILVALIGSQAVIESFWSVGLYVLAGFLILAIHFVLMALGAKLFKLDLFSIAVASLSNIGGVASAPILAATYDKKLVGVGVLMAIMGYIIGTFGGLFVGNILVGMAQ; from the coding sequence TTGGCAAGTGGATTTTACTTTTTGGAAGAGAAGTCAAAACACAAGATCTTTACCTTCCTTCCCTCTGTTGTAATGATTTACGCTTTTTCCATGTTCTTGGCAAGTATGAATGTTTTTGCACAAAACGATGCGATCCACGATATCTATAAACTTGCAAAAACAAACCTGCTCCCTGCAATGCTCTTTTTAATTCTTTTGCAGGTTGATTTAAAAGATTTTATAAAACTTGGACGTAAACTTCTCATCGCCTATCTGCTGGCGGTGGTCTCGATCGCAGTCGGTTTTATGGCAGTGGTGTATCTTTTTGGATTCGATGAGACGATCGCAAGCTCTTTTGGCGCCTTGGCTGGAAGCTGGATGGGCGGTACGGCAAATATGGTGGCGGTCGGTTCGGCTCTTGGTGTGAGTGAAGATGCTTTTGCGTATGCACTTGTCGTTGACAGTGTAAACTATACGATCTGGGTAGCGTTTTTACTCTTTTTAACTCCCTTTGCATCTTATTTTAACCGTTGGAGCAAAGCGGACGATAGTGTTGTGACTATGAATGGAATCGGGTGTTCATGTACAGTTGGTGCAAAGCGTTACTGGTTTTTGGTTCTGCTTGCGATCTTAGTCTCTTTTGTCACTCAACTTTTGGCAACACAGTTTACTATTTTAAATTCTACTACAACCATAGTGGTACTCGCTACCCTTTTTGGGATCCTCGGTTCCTTTACAAAACTAAGAGAGGTTGGAGGCTCAAGCGAGATCGCAACGACAATGCTCTACATCTTGGTAGCACTTATAGGTTCGCAGGCGGTAATCGAGAGTTTTTGGAGTGTGGGCTTGTATGTTCTTGCAGGGTTTCTAATTTTGGCTATCCATTTTGTACTTATGGCACTTGGGGCAAAACTTTTTAAACTCGATCTTTTTTCGATCGCAGTGGCGTCACTCAGCAACATCGGCGGTGTAGCCTCGGCTCCGATCCTTGCTGCAACTTACGATAAAAAACTTGTAGGTGTGGGAGTGCTCATGGCGATCATGGGTTACATCATTGGAACTTTCGGAGGTCTTTTTGTGGGAAATATTTTAGTGGGGATGGCGCAGTGA
- a CDS encoding dipeptide epimerase produces MKIVSITTTRERIPLKTPFVTALRTVYDAEFIRVKIVFESGSESFGEAPATKAITGEDLESIEQNIKELTPLLLGLNRAEALQTLHTSSIGSSSKAAIDMALFIQETISNSEPIETDITISLGSKEEMLNEARIAQERGIKLFKVKLGKDIEHAIEVTQSLAAKFPEHQLLIDANQAWSVAQSLEYIEGVKDLSSIALIEQPVIAKDLEGLKNISQNSPIPILADEAVFSFEDAKHIHQNGIAEMINIKLMKCGGVSQAIKILEYAREHNITCMLGSMIEGPISINAAVQLAFNYRDVIKFVDLDSPLLYKEPSELLSFHFDRGEVFVR; encoded by the coding sequence GTGAAGATAGTAAGCATTACAACAACAAGGGAGAGGATCCCTTTAAAAACTCCGTTTGTAACAGCTCTAAGAACTGTGTATGATGCGGAGTTTATACGGGTGAAAATTGTGTTTGAGAGTGGGAGTGAGAGTTTTGGAGAAGCTCCTGCAACCAAAGCGATCACTGGGGAAGATTTAGAGAGCATTGAGCAAAACATCAAAGAGCTCACTCCTTTACTCCTTGGGCTTAATCGTGCAGAAGCTCTGCAAACTCTACATACTTCTTCGATCGGCTCCTCTTCAAAAGCGGCAATAGATATGGCACTTTTTATCCAAGAGACCATCAGCAACAGTGAGCCGATAGAGACAGATATTACGATCTCGCTTGGCAGTAAAGAGGAGATGTTAAATGAAGCACGTATTGCACAAGAGCGGGGGATAAAACTCTTTAAAGTAAAACTCGGCAAAGATATAGAGCATGCCATAGAGGTAACGCAGAGTTTGGCTGCAAAGTTCCCCGAGCATCAACTCCTCATAGATGCAAATCAGGCGTGGAGTGTTGCGCAGAGTTTGGAGTATATCGAGGGGGTAAAAGATCTAAGCTCTATAGCTTTGATCGAACAACCTGTGATCGCAAAAGATCTAGAAGGGTTAAAAAACATCTCGCAAAATTCACCCATTCCGATCTTAGCCGATGAAGCGGTATTTAGTTTTGAAGATGCGAAACATATTCACCAAAACGGTATTGCAGAGATGATAAATATTAAACTGATGAAGTGTGGTGGTGTAAGTCAGGCTATAAAGATTTTGGAGTATGCAAGGGAGCATAACATAACGTGTATGCTCGGTTCAATGATCGAAGGTCCCATCTCGATTAATGCAGCTGTGCAGCTCGCTTTTAACTACAGAGATGTGATCAAGTTTGTCGATCTTGACAGCCCGCTGCTCTATAAAGAGCCCTCAGAACTGCTTAGTTTCCATTTCGATCGGGGTGAGGTTTTTGTGCGATAA
- the nhaA gene encoding Na+/H+ antiporter NhaA: MKLYAPWEKTFQKVATPLEHFIHAQTTTGIILVFMTIVALILANTPLYEFYKDVFHLKISFNVSDWKLSHTIHHWINDGLMAIFFFLIGLEIKRNILVGELSNVRVAILPILAALGGMIVPALIYIYINSGLPSQNGWGIPMATDIAFAISALVLLNKRVSPSLVTFLIALAIVDDLGAVVVIAVFYTDQIHLLPLVLAGISFLIMVIFNRFGIHAILPYFLVGMFLWFFMLESGVHATIAGVIAAMAIPSKPKYTPDDFTHHMENNLNEYDNYPVATDYSLHEKQKALLINMSEKIDSIQSPSARLEQVLHLPVSLLVIPLFALANAGISINFAEVDEALLQPISLGIILGLVFGKVLGIAGVSYIATKLGIAQLPDNSSMSQVFGVSLLGGIGFTMSIFVAELAFYGNASYIFQAKIAILTASLLAGLGGFLWLRFIAQKPHPDRNGN; the protein is encoded by the coding sequence ATGAAACTTTATGCACCGTGGGAAAAGACATTTCAAAAGGTGGCGACTCCGCTTGAACACTTTATTCATGCACAAACGACAACGGGTATTATCCTCGTTTTTATGACAATAGTTGCACTTATACTGGCAAATACTCCCCTTTATGAATTTTATAAAGATGTTTTCCATCTTAAAATATCGTTCAATGTTAGTGACTGGAAACTCTCACACACTATTCACCACTGGATAAACGACGGCCTGATGGCAATATTTTTCTTTCTAATCGGTCTTGAGATCAAAAGGAATATACTAGTAGGTGAGCTCTCAAACGTACGTGTCGCAATTCTTCCGATTCTTGCTGCTCTTGGCGGGATGATTGTACCCGCACTCATATACATCTATATAAACAGCGGTCTGCCAAGTCAAAACGGCTGGGGAATCCCGATGGCGACAGATATCGCCTTTGCCATTAGTGCGCTTGTTTTACTAAACAAACGTGTATCTCCGTCACTTGTAACTTTTTTAATTGCCCTTGCCATTGTAGATGACTTGGGTGCCGTTGTTGTGATCGCAGTATTTTATACTGATCAAATACATCTGCTTCCTTTAGTACTGGCTGGAATCAGCTTTTTAATAATGGTTATATTTAACAGATTTGGTATCCATGCAATACTTCCATACTTTCTTGTAGGTATGTTTTTATGGTTTTTCATGCTCGAATCGGGTGTGCACGCAACGATCGCAGGTGTTATAGCGGCAATGGCGATCCCTTCAAAACCAAAATACACTCCAGATGACTTTACCCACCATATGGAAAACAACCTAAACGAGTACGACAACTATCCTGTTGCAACAGACTACTCTTTGCATGAGAAACAAAAAGCACTTCTTATCAATATGTCTGAGAAGATCGACTCTATCCAATCACCTTCTGCAAGGTTAGAGCAGGTGCTGCATCTTCCTGTGAGTTTACTTGTTATTCCCCTTTTTGCCCTTGCAAATGCGGGTATCAGCATCAACTTTGCCGAAGTGGATGAAGCACTGCTGCAGCCTATCTCTTTAGGGATTATTTTAGGGTTAGTGTTTGGTAAAGTTTTAGGAATAGCGGGAGTCTCTTACATCGCTACAAAACTGGGGATAGCTCAACTTCCGGACAACAGCTCTATGAGTCAGGTTTTTGGGGTTTCACTTCTGGGCGGAATAGGTTTTACGATGAGTATCTTCGTAGCCGAACTCGCTTTTTACGGTAATGCCTCTTACATCTTTCAAGCAAAAATAGCTATTTTAACTGCTTCGCTTCTAGCAGGTCTGGGTGGGTTTCTTTGGCTGCGCTTTATCGCACAAAAACCTCACCCCGATCGAAATGGAAACTAA